The sequence below is a genomic window from Entelurus aequoreus isolate RoL-2023_Sb linkage group LG15, RoL_Eaeq_v1.1, whole genome shotgun sequence.
AGCTCCACCGGACTTCCTCCCACCACCTCCACCGGCTCCTGGCGCCGGTCAGCTgcctcctccccctccccccatCAAGACTCTTCCTCCACCCATCAACacttttcttcctcctcctcctccacccaTCAACACTATTCCTCCATGCATCAAgactcttcttcctcttcctcctcctcctattAACACTCTTCCTCCGCCTAGTTTCAAGGCAATGGACCTGCCTCCACCACCACCAGATCCTGGCTTTTTACCCCCACCGCCACTCACCGGAGGACTTCCACCACCTCCACCACCGCCTCCGGCAACATCAGCCAACCCGCTGAGAGTACCACTGAAACCTTCTGGATCATTGAAAAAGGTACCTCCTCGTCCACCAAAGAGGACTACACCCTCACTgcatggaggaggaggagaaggaggtggTGGAGATTTTATGTCAGAACTGATGCTTGCTATGCAGAAGAAGAAGCACCCTTAGCCTGATGACTTAATGTTTACAATTTGGGGCCATCTTGACTTGCAAAGCTAAACTGATGCAAATTGTTAATTGAAACATTTGCAAAGGTTTGTAAATATTCATATTTGAATGATGTTAAGTAGCCctacaaaaacattttgtaaataaTTTGAATTTTAATTCAATGTCTAAATCTAGAAATAATGTAATTATGTAATTAGACTCAAGCTTGTACTAACATTATTTAATGTAAATTAATTGAGGTAAATAATTAGGACAAGTGACAGCAAAACATTTAACTATAATACAATTATTTCAAAATGAAATACAATAATTCATTTTTAAGATGAATAAAGATCTAATGTAAAGCCTACATCAAACGTTTCAGTAGATTGTGTATTTCTCTTACTTTGGCAAGTTGGCGCTTAGGGGAGATCACTCATGAAGAGCAGctgacctttaacatctgggccCACTTAGGAGGTCTCGCTGCATAGCCTGCAGCCTCTGCTGAGCTTTGAATGACGAACGGAGACGAAAGGATATGGTGAAGCAGCTCCACCTAGCGGGCAGAATGACTAAATGAATACAATTCATAAAAAGCCAGCGTACTGATGTTTACCTCTGAAAAATCATTCCTCTCTGCTTTCCTGATTGCCGACTCTGCCATCCAGTTCCTCAGCACATATCGTGGGTTCACGCCTACAAGTACACAACATTCTACTTTGCGTGTTCATTTTGCAGAATTGCTAAACCATACCTAATTGGCCCCTTGTTATGATACATCAGCGTATCCGCCATAGTGGATGAGGCAGATCGGCCTTGTAAAGCCTTGTCAGTATTAGCTGTGAAAGGTAATCCAAGACGATGTGTTTGACTGTAAATTGTTGGTACAAATCCATGCAGCGCATGGATTAAGCATTTTCTATGTTCTTGACGTATTAAATGCAACGtctatatacacacgtgtaaatAACTTTAAACAACTTACCTTTCATCCTCGCTTGACGCTGCACATCTTTGTCACGCACCTGCCTGCACATAGAGCATAAACACCTCACTGACGTACACTCAATCGTAGTTGATTAACTTGTACATGGTGTCGCTTGCCTGTGGAGGCGCTGTAGGTACACACTCAGCCAGTCAGAGAAGAGTCCATGTAATGACAAGTCCTCCAGAGCCCAGGCCTGTCAACACCACGAGcagcaataaaatatgtttttaaaacccAACATTCACATTAGTTGGCATCATTTCCAAAGCTAAAACCGTTGAGCACCTGTGTGAAGTTGTGGTTGTGGAGCTGAAGCGCTGAAGCCTCACTCAGCTGTCTGAAGACCATCGTGAAGTCAGCCTGCGTGTCCTCCATCACCTGAAGACAACATATAGACTGCTTCAGAAGTACAGGAGAGGGATTTATTGGTGATACACTGAATTTTCGACAGCAAAAGTTTGGGCTGAAAATGGCCCAAAGTTGCATTTTTACCTCAATATGGTGGACAATGACAAGGTAACAGTGCCGAACAAAAATTATTATCTTATTGGATCTCGtcagattgtgcaggtgtacaccTAGTACATgggtatcaattttttttttttttaccactgaggaccacagactaaaaaaaaaaaaaaggatgaccaTTATCATATTTTTCATTCTCAAATCCAGTAAAATGCACagttgtacctcaacttaagagtgtcccaACCTAACAGTGTTTGGAGATAAGAGCTGTGTTTCAGCTAATTGAtatgctttaagttacaagcaaaaaTGTGAGTTACAAGCATCGTTAACATTAGTTGGCGTAGTAAATGTCACATTGAACCCCGAGAGATCAaaacaaaacatctggtcttacttccTAGCAcgagcttatagctagagatcaacaAACCCACGGGAAGGGAGAAacagagtgtgaaggacagtggagattcattgaattaaaacaatttaatcatcaaaaacatgaccgagcaTGTTGCCAACTTGGCAAATTTGAGTGTATCATTGCAAGTCTGCACTGTActaaagcagaatgagtctaacgccagccaaggatgttaaaattatttctaaacggcagacatttatccatgaaaacttTCCAAATTCTGATATGCTAAAAGGTTTTAAgagttgtacatgcatacagatgttctaaatttgatttttttactcTAAAGTTATATTATCCTCTGTTGTTGAAAATAATTATTGTACATTTATTATAACTACATTGCATAAAAAATTACAGTACTTTGTAgcgcattctattgtattgttttatacaatgttatatctaaaaatgtgttttggttTTTAAAATGCATGatcttacatgttaaaattgtgctgatgTGGGTGGCCAATCACCAATTAAAATTGATTTCAACTCATTTCAAAGGGAGATGCCGATTTGAGATaagagctccatcacaaaaccaaTTAAGTTGAGGAACAACTGTAAAGATTTGATATTAAAGAAAAAAACCttaatgtcagctttgtgttagtggtaacatttcaactttttctgaACACAATGAACCTGTTAGctctttattccactttttatgtgtGGAATAAAAAATACCTCCCCACCAGTAACGGTATTTTTAGAATCTGctgcgggccgttaaaaaattaactCTGAGTACCTCTGATCTACCAGAGGATTGTGGGTAAGAACTTACCTTAAGTAGGAAGGCGATAATGTAATCATCTTCCACATCGTCACCAAAGAGTCCCAGTTTGGCTTTGAATAAATGATGAATCCTAACAACATGACAAGAATATATAAGAAGGTACATGGCTACATACAAACATGAATttagatatactgtacatacagacatacatttgAGCTCAAAACGCTGGGCTGTCAGCTCATTGTCCAGAGTCGCTCTTAAGGTGCCAGGGAGCGTGGTTTACACAAtgtatttcactattttacagcaCGCAACCTGGCATCTgttacacgtacatatatactaTGTAcggtatacatactgtacatatatagacAGGTAGTAGGGGTATGAATCTTTGGATATCTAAAATTCGATGTAATtttgattcctggggtgacaattaGATTCAGAATAGATTCAACACTATTCTAAATTCAAAgtaattcttgcaatgtattattctgtataataattaaaatgaaactttttcaaaacaggttaaaagTTACAACAGCTCATTTTGGTTACATGGAGATagcctaaaaatgtattttcaaaaatagattctttttttttttttaaagtaactgtCTGTATTTCTTTTTAATacgtttttgaaaatgatgactcaagaatcgggatgaataagaatcacgattcggatgtgaattgatttttttgcaCCTCTAATAAGTAGAGAGACATCGctatacatacattaatatatagATTTACCTTGTCTTGTAGATGTCAACATATCCCTTTAAGACGGTCTCTGCCCTAAAAGGTACAGAAGAGAGCGCTAGGTTGTTGTGTATGTCGTTAATTGTCTGGTCTTTCTTACGCTTTTTGTTGTCCGGCTGTGAGAATCGGCCTCAGAGCATCCAGCAGCTTCTCCAGGTTGAAGAGGCCCACACTAGCCTGCTCTCCAACGCTGTACCTTCCCTCGTCGTCCGACGTGTTGGGGACAAAACCTGAGACGGTTGACGACGGGTGAAACGACGCCCTCTGAGGTGTGGGGAAGTTAGACATACGCACCGGGGTTGTAAGACTCCATGAAGCCAAAGGGACCGTAGTCGATGGTGATGGACAGGAGGCTGAAGTTGTCCGTGTTGCACACGCCTATGACGACGACGTCAGTCTATGCGCGTGTGACACATGTCAACATGGAGTCACGTGTGCTTCTTACCGTGAGCAAAGCCGACAGACATCCACTGAGCTATCAGATGTGCTGTGTCGTTCACCACTCGGGAATAAAATGTCTACAAACACAACAATTCACTTCTCGTTAGACAAGGAAAGAAGcacggtaatacacaacacaggccacttcattaggtacacaatctaATGCTACCGAATGCCCTTACAAAGATTCatttaaaaagttgtgtattaTTGTGCTTGCACTTTGCACTTGTGTTGTACTGATACCAATATTCTGGcaccaaaatgtgtttcgatacttttaaaataaagaggaccaaaaaaagtaattggcttggctttttttttttccaacagaaaatcttatgatacattaaacattattttcatattacaatcaaagaaaacatttggcagtaaataagatagtgaacatactagacaactcctCTTTGAGTAACAAGTAAGCAAactggttacaaaggctcctaatttggctgctgatgtatgcagtaacatattgtgtcatttttcattgtattattttgtcaaaattatgagggacaagcgaaataaaatggatggattataatcTACATTTTCATGTATTGTTAATATATGTTTACTTTCTGTTTAAAcatatcgattgattgattgagacttttattagtagattgcacagtacagtacatattccgtacagttgaccactaaatgttaacacccaaatacgtttttcaacttgtttaagtcggggtccacttaaatcaattcatggttctagctacacttctgttaaaatgtaataagcacttattcttctgttgtttggatagtaACATAAGTTTTGGGTGATATTACAAATTTGGGcatggatccaataccaagtagttagagggtcataattaaagttagcCTGTGCCGagggacacatttcctgagtttataaacaataacaaatacaaagagattttgtaataataaaaaatattgatgtaatcattgtagtatcgagtAGTACTTGGCATCGATACAGCCAATATTAGTATAGATCCACCCTTTTGTTCACATTGAAGAGCgccagcttgctgttagcggttagctattgtatcctcctacggtttgtagtgaaacatgtttagctattcctcgtcctgcagggatgatacttgtaagaatcaTACTTTATCTGTCACTTTGAAGGCAAGGATTCGTTATTTAgacgtagctaaaacactggcTGCTGGGTAGCAGTGGTTTAAAGAACCGCTTCAGTGTTTTTCAGtgtttataacttcacttttatcattACTTTTAAAGCCAAGATatgtccattctccctcttcGGTTTTCACACTATTTCCACTTGTAAGTGTGTGTTGACTTACATGCGCCTTAGCTCATCATGTccattggggaaaaaaaagtaccAATATTTTTCAAAGGCAATATATAGTAGCTTTTTCAATTTATTAGTTcagcagtactttattagtaccagtataccgtacaaccccattTTGCAGTGCATCATACAGAAGtgtttttctaatattttgacCCTTAAGAAGGTAAGCAAAGGGCACTAAGAAGGCTTAGCTTGATTAGTAAAGACATCATTTGTATGTGCAAATTAATACTTGACTTACCAAATATTTATTGGGGTCGTTTATCTGGATGGAAGGAAAGTGCTCTTCTATGACAAAATTGAGCAGCTTTCTGAAATCCACAAACCATCTTGTTAGTCAAAAAATAAAACAGCATCGTGAGGCCCAGCTCACCTGAGAAGATCAAGCTCTTTGCTTTGAGACAAAATCTCCAACGAGCCAATCCGGAACCAGGACTTGGCTAAGCGCAGTACGACAGCTCCTGAGGGGTCGACAACACGTGAGCAACGACTACAGGGTGTCCATAAAGTCTGGATTCATAGGAAATTTATTTTATTCATCTATTTTTTTCCCAGATTGAATGAGTACCAAAGCGCATCAAATTATGCATTGAAAATCACAGAAATCATGTTGAAAATAATATTTATCAACATTAGAATTTAATAAAATAGCTTTCTTATAAAAAATTATGTGTTTTTAACCATTTAACCATGTATCCAGACTTTGAGGACACCCTGTACACAACGTGTTTCTAATCATTCTAATCACAGACACACGATTACAAATGAAATGTTACCTCTTTCTGTTTTCACATTGCCGTCATAGAACTGATCCCTCAACACTGGCTCTTCACTGACAACTAAACTGAAAACAAAGAACAGACTCATGTTGCTCGTTCTTTGTTTTCTGGCAAGTCATCAAACATCATCACATTGCTCCACCCATACGCTGTGACGAAAACAGCATATGTTTACACTTTAGCTGCACCCATCTATCCAGCAAACCTGGATAAAATCTGGTAGCCATCAGAAAAGATCTGCAGAACAAGTTCAAGCCTTAAAACACATTCTAAACAAAATGCCGGACTTATGTACATTTCTAGGCATGGATTCTTGAGACTTCTCTACTCATGCTAGATATACCATAGCCTATATTTTATAGCGAAGTGCAACCACGTGATTTTCTAAAAACTCTAATATGAGCATAGCGTGTTTTCTTTCTCACCAGGCAGCTCTGCTGGTAGGCACACCAAGAAAGTGCATGGCCTCGCTGCCAAGGAACTCTCTAAGCGATGAGCGAACCACCGCTCGGCCGTCTCCAGACCTGTCGTGGAATGTTGACTGACATTCATAAAAGGGACGACCAACATATTTTTGAGGTTTTACACTTGGGGTACCTTGAATACGGTGTCTTTCCAGAACCTTTCAGCTGCAGTTCCCATGTGTCTCCTTTCCTGGTAAACAGACATTGTACCTACAATACTTTAAATCACAAGTTAATATAAACGTGAGGTGTCCAAAGTTcgacccgggggccatttgcagtctgcagctattttttttaatggcccaagatatattctaaaaatactataactaaaacaaaacatggaaTAAGAAGTGGAATAAAAGCGAAAACAGGTGCACAGTAACGAGAAAACTATGAAATGAATAACACTAAGCCGCCatccaggctgtttttttttttacattcattgctaaaaaacaataatgaatcaatatcaatgttgtgaattattgacctatttaaggctccaattgcttcacatcaaatattccactttgaaatatgttttggggaaaatgttgcatattttgtgtgtttaccataTCAAAACCATGGTTTTGTTTGACAAatagcataaaacataaaaaacaacaactttgtaaTCGAtgaatagatctaaagttgatatgGAGATTcaagattgaaaaaaaaacaccaataaaataaatgatttatTCTTAACACTCTCATGGGTCCCCAAGACCTTTagggtattttttaaattattattgctcaaaaaataataatgaattaaaatcaatgttgttatgaattgacCTGTTCATGACTCTAATTACTTCGCATGAAATATTACACTAGGTTTTCTGTggggaaatattgcacattttgtgtttttgccattaaaaacatgttttttttgacaaaaagggcataaaacattaaaaaaagattttactttatatcaacggaTAGATGTGtcgttgatctagagatttatgacttaaaagtaaataaataattttaaaaaataacaagtGACTTACTTTTAAAACTTTTATAACGGTTACCCTTCCTGGTCCACGGGATGTTTAACATTTACCAAACTTGAAGGGAACCCTAAGGGTTAAAAATCTATTGGTTTTAAAAGAGAGACATATAAAAATGGT
It includes:
- the LOC133629899 gene encoding protein adenylyltransferase SelO-like isoform X2 is translated as MWRLAEVPLFAVVTVTIVTIVHMQDFCQKADFECQSQDLSPSAQQPLSQSVNSRWNASVLKLIQNLDHFRVSNEKLMGAFPIDEVQGNSVRTVKNCIFSESIPTPLKGPLRLAVVSKDVMEGLLDLDMATAQSERFLQYVSGGRRLPESQPLTHRYGGHQFGYWAGQLGDGRAHLLGQYTNRKGDTWELQLKGSGKTPYSRSGDGRAVVRSSLREFLGSEAMHFLGVPTSRAACLVVSEEPVLRDQFYDGNVKTERGAVVLRLAKSWFRIGSLEILSQSKELDLLRKLLNFVIEEHFPSIQINDPNKYLTFYSRVVNDTAHLIAQWMSVGFAHGVCNTDNFSLLSITIDYGPFGFMESYNPGFVPNTSDDEGRYSVGEQASVGLFNLEKLLDALRPILTAGQQKAAETVLKGYVDIYKTRIHHLFKAKLGLFGDDVEDDYIIAFLLKVMEDTQADFTMVFRQLSEASALQLHNHNFTQAWALEDLSLHGLFSDWLSVYLQRLHRQVRDKDVQRQARMKGVNPRYVLRNWMAESAIRKAERNDFSEVELLHHILSSPFVIQSSAEAAGYAARPPKWAQMLKVSCSS
- the LOC133629899 gene encoding protein adenylyltransferase SelO-1, mitochondrial-like isoform X3, which produces MWRLAEVPLFAVVTVTIVTIVHMQDFCQKADFECQSQDLSPSAQQPLSQSVNSRWNASVLKLIQNLDHFRVSNEKLMGAFPIDEVQGNSVRTVKNCIFSESIPTPLKGPLRLAVVSKDVMEGLLDLDMATAQSERFLQYVSGGRRLPESQPLTHRYGGHQFGYWAGQLGDGRAHLLGQYTNRKGDTWELQLKGSGKTPYSRSGDGRAVVRSSLREFLGSEAMHFLGVPTSRAACLVVSEEPVLRDQFYDGNVKTERGAVVLRLAKSWFRIGSLEILSQSKELDLLRKLLNFVIEEHFPSIQINDPNKYLTFYSRVVNDTAHLIAQWMSVGFAHGVCNTDNFSLLSITIDYGPFGFMESYNPGFVPNTSDDEGRYSVGEQASVGLFNLEKLLDALRPILTAGQQKAAETVLKGYVDIYKTRIHHLFKAKLGLFGDDVEDDYIIAFLLKVMEDTQADFTMVFRQLSEASALQLHNHNFTQAWALEDLSLHGLFSDWLSVYLQRLHRQVRDKDVQRQARMKGVNPRYVLRNWMAESAIRKAERNDFSEVELLHHILSSPFVIQSSAEAAGYAARPPKWAQMLKNP
- the LOC133629899 gene encoding protein adenylyltransferase SelO-like isoform X1 → MWRLAEVPLFAVVTVTIVTIVHMQDFCQKADFECQSQDLSPSAQQPLSQSVNSRWNASVLKLIQNLDHFRVSNEKLMGAFPIDEVQGNSVRTVKNCIFSESIPTPLKGPLRLAVVSKDVMEGLLDLDMATAQSERFLQYVSGGRRLPESQPLTHRYGGHQFGYWAGQLGDGRAHLLGQYTNRKGDTWELQLKGSGKTPYSRSGDGRAVVRSSLREFLGSEAMHFLGVPTSRAACLVVSEEPVLRDQFYDGNVKTERGAVVLRLAKSWFRIGSLEILSQSKELDLLRKLLNFVIEEHFPSIQINDPNKYLTFYSRVVNDTAHLIAQWMSVGFAHGVCNTDNFSLLSITIDYGPFGFMESYNPGFVPNTSDDEGRYSVGEQASVGLFNLEKLLDALRPILTAGQQKAAETVLKGYVDIYKTRIHHLFKAKLGLFGDDVEDDYIIAFLLKVMEDTQADFTMVFRQLSEASALQLHNHNFTQAWALEDLSLHGLFSDWLSVYLQRLHRQVRDKDVQRQARMKGVNPRYVLRNWMAESAIRKAERNDFSEVELLHHILSSPFVIQSSAEAAGYAARPPKWAQMLKEHHCSRTYK
- the LOC133629899 gene encoding protein adenylyltransferase SelO-like isoform X4, producing the protein MWRLAEVPLFAVVTVTIVTIVHMQDFCQKADFECQSQDLSPSAQQPLSQSVNSRWNASVLKLIQNLDHFRVSNEKLMGAFPIDEVQGNSVRTVKNCIFSESIPTPLKGPLRLAVVSKDVMEGLLDLDMATAQSERFLQYVSGGRRLPESQPLTHRYGGHQFGYWAGQLGDGRAHLLGQYTNRKGDTWELQLKGSGKTPYSRSGDGRAVVRSSLREFLGSEAMHFLGVPTSRAACLVVSEEPVLRDQFYDGNVKTERGAVVLRLAKSWFRIGSLEILSQSKELDLLRKLLNFVIEEHFPSIQINDPNKYLTFYSRVVNDTAHLIAQWMSVGFAHGVCNTDNFSLLSITIDYGPFGFMESYNPGFVPNTSDDEGRYSVGEQASVGLFNLEKLLDALRPILTAGQQKAAETVLKGYVDIYKTRIHHLFKAKLGLFGDDVEDDYIIAFLLKVMEDTQADFTMVFRQLSEASALQLHNHNFTQAWALEDLSLHGLFSDWLSVYLQRLHRQVRDKDVQRQARMKANTDKALQGRSASSTMADTLMYHNKGPIRREPTICAEELDGRVGNQESREE